One part of the Aquila chrysaetos chrysaetos chromosome 26, bAquChr1.4, whole genome shotgun sequence genome encodes these proteins:
- the KRR1 gene encoding KRR1 small subunit processome component homolog, with translation MAYGIQSPVSGEAGARPQLLHASSDPPPSRPHPSGPPGLRLPACTAPPPPSGARRFRCRVRGGGAPAKMADPAEEAEPKQKEKQKNKKKAVAVDESELLTVPDGWKEPAFTREDNPKGLLEESSFATLFPKYREAYLKECWPLVQKALSEHYVNATLDLIEGSMTVTTTKKTFDPYAIIRARDLIKLLARSVPFEQAVRILQDDVACDIIKIGSLVRKRDTFIKRRGRLLGPKGSTLKALELLTNCYIMVQGNTVSALGPFSGLKEVRKVVLDTMKNIHPIYNIKTLMIKRELSKDPELRSQSWERFLPKFKRKNLKKRKEPKKKNTKKEYTPFPPPQPESQIDKELASGEYFLKERQKKRKRVEEIKAKQADAIKKRQEERNKAFIPPKEKPVVKTKKASTEKKIDIEAIKEKVKNAKKKKLGALPVEEVKLKMAADEKKKKKK, from the exons ATGGCATACGGCATCCAAAGCCCGGTGTCAGGCGAGGCAGGAGCGAGACCCCAGCTTCTCCATGCGAG CTCCGACCCGCCGCCATCCCGCCCGCACCCCTCAGGCCCGCCGGGACTACGGCTCCCGGCGTGCACCGCGCCACCGCCCCCTTCCGGTGCGCGGCGCTTCCGGTGCCGGGTGAGGGGAGGCGGTGCGCCGGCCAAGATGGCGGATCCTGCCGAGGAGGCCGAGCcgaagcaaaaagaaaaacaaaaaaacaaaaagaaagcgGTGGCAG TTGATGAATCTGAACTTCTCACTGTGCCAGATGGATGGAAAGAACCAGCCTTTACAAGAGAGGATAATCCCAAAGGGCTGCTGgaagaaagcagttttgcaaCGTTATTCCCAAAGTATAGAGAAGCGTACTTGAAAGAGTGCTGGCCACTCGTCCAGAAAGCCTTGAGTGAACAT TATGTGAATGCAACGCTGGATCTAATTGAAGGCAGCATGACTGTTACTACCACTAAGAAGACTTTTGATCCGTATGCAATCATCAGGGCTAGAGATTTAATAAAACTTCTGGCAAGAAGCGTTCCATTTGAACAG GCAGTTCGTATCCTTCAGGATGATGTTGCTTGTGACATCATTAAAATAGGCTCTCTGGTGAGGAAGAGAGACACTTTTATAAAAAGAAGAGGACGACTTCTTGGGCCAAAAGGATCTACTCTGAAG GCCCTGGAACTGTTAACAAACTGTTATATTATGGTGCAAGGCAACACTGTTTCAGCTCTTGGACCCTTTAGTGGGCTAAAAGAG GTTAGAAAAGTTGTTCTGGACACAATGAAGAATATACATCCCATATATAACATTAAG ACTTTGATGATCAAAAGAGAATTATCAAAAGATCCTGAACTGAGGTCACAAAGCTGGGAAAGATTTTTGCCTAAGTTCAAGCGGAAGAACTTGAAAAAACGCAAGgagccaaagaagaaaaatactaagaaGGAGTACACACCGTTCCCACCTCCACAGCCAGAAAGCCAG ATTGATAAAGAATTGGCAAGTGGTGAATACTTCttgaaagaaagacagaagaaacgAAAGCGAGTAGAAGAGATAAAG GCAAAGCAAGCAGATGCAatcaagaaaagacaagaagaaagaaataaagctttcatCCCACCAAAGGAAAAGCCAGttgtgaaaacaaagaaag CCTCCACTGAGAAGAAGATTGACATTGAAGCCATCAAGGAAAAGGTAAAGAAtgcaaagaagaagaaattaggAGCACTTCCTGTGGAAGAAGTCAAGTTAAAAATGgcagcagatgaaaagaaaaaaaagaaaaagtaa